The following coding sequences lie in one Geitlerinema sp. PCC 9228 genomic window:
- a CDS encoding DUF3598 family protein has protein sequence MLQPGVLTLIRERLSNSDATESPPLMVDDLIGKWRGAAVTYFPNSQQPPQTYTSELQVFQTSDREISQELNFGDRKIVSKGKFHHTTIDFSEGTPAVRVLLLPGGASATFPLQITGKQPFFLEAGWLLSPTQRQRLIRRYNQQGEWESLTLVAEEKQE, from the coding sequence GTGCTTCAGCCGGGGGTGCTGACCTTAATTCGAGAACGTCTCAGCAACAGCGATGCCACCGAATCGCCACCGCTGATGGTGGATGACCTGATAGGCAAATGGCGTGGCGCAGCCGTGACCTATTTTCCCAACTCGCAGCAGCCGCCACAAACCTACACCAGCGAGTTACAGGTTTTCCAAACCAGCGATCGCGAAATTTCTCAAGAACTGAATTTTGGCGATCGCAAAATTGTTTCTAAAGGCAAATTCCACCATACCACGATTGATTTTAGCGAAGGTACCCCGGCCGTGCGCGTCTTGTTGCTACCCGGTGGCGCTTCGGCGACGTTTCCTTTGCAAATTACTGGCAAACAGCCTTTCTTTCTGGAAGCAGGATGGTTGCTTTCTCCTACCCAGCGCCAGCGTTTGATTCGTCGCTACAACCAGCAAGGAGAATGGGAGAGTTTGACGTTGGTGGCGGAGGAGAAGCAAGAATAG
- the aat gene encoding leucyl/phenylalanyl-tRNA--protein transferase, which produces MFDVAEIIQGYAQGYFLMADEVGDGLGWYATYQRALIPLDERFRYPRSLKRVLNQNRFSVAINKDFYRVVAGCANRESTWISPELQQIYWELYRAGWAYSFETWQGNQLAGGILGIAIGGAFIGESMFYNIRDASKVAMVKLVERLRERNFLLYDAQIINPHLERFGAYLVSAEEYQEMLEKAIQRRCSLI; this is translated from the coding sequence ATGTTCGATGTGGCGGAAATTATCCAGGGATATGCCCAGGGATACTTCTTGATGGCGGATGAAGTGGGCGACGGATTGGGATGGTATGCCACCTACCAGCGAGCTTTAATTCCCCTCGACGAGCGATTTCGCTATCCGCGCTCTCTAAAAAGGGTTCTCAACCAAAATCGCTTTTCCGTTGCCATTAACAAAGATTTTTACAGAGTGGTCGCCGGTTGCGCCAACCGAGAAAGTACTTGGATTTCCCCAGAATTACAGCAAATCTATTGGGAATTATACCGAGCCGGATGGGCGTACAGCTTTGAAACCTGGCAAGGAAACCAACTCGCCGGTGGGATTTTAGGCATTGCTATCGGCGGTGCGTTTATTGGCGAATCCATGTTTTATAACATTCGGGATGCTTCCAAAGTCGCTATGGTCAAATTGGTGGAACGCCTGCGAGAGCGCAATTTTTTGCTGTATGACGCCCAAATCATCAATCCCCACCTAGAACGTTTTGGTGCCTATCTGGTTTCCGCCGAAGAATATCAAGAAATGCTGGAAAAAGCCATACAGCGCCGGTGTTCTTTGATTTAA